TTTTCGTGGGGACATGGATGATCTTTGGGCTGGCTTTGCCTCCTCTCGACTTCGTCGTCCCTCAGTTATGGTGATGAAATGGTTTCGTCCCCTCAATTTCACGTCAAACTGAACACGGACGCTAGTGTTGCAGTTGGAAAAGAAGTAGGGGGCGGTATTCTACTGGATCATTACGGTGAGCTCATCTTTGCTTTCTATAAAGAATTTGGAGATGTTGATGTGTTGGCAGCTGAAAGTTTCTCGCTGATGCATGGCCTGTTGCTTTCCCAGGAAAGGGATTGTAATCATCTATTGGTGGAGGTGGACTCTAAAGTCCTGGTTCACATGGTTTGTTCAGGAGCGCTAGCCAAATGGCCATTATGTAATGTTCTACGATGGATTAGGGGGCTCTCCCAGGAGTTGGCTGCCTCAGTTGTTTATGTTTATCGAGGGGCAAATGCTACTGCAGATAAGCTAGCGGCCTTGCAACTCAATGAAAATGTTTTTTACAATTCCCCTTACCAGTTACCATTTTGAGTCAGGGCATCTTTAGTTTTAGATAGGGACGAATGCCTTCGTATTCGTCGTCAGATTGTAAGGGAATAGATTTCTTAGTTTCTTTGACGCATGCTATCTTGTTGACactcttattttgttttttttttctccaataAAAATAGGAGTTGGCACCTCCTCCCCGGGTTTGGggatttttgccaaaaaaaaaaaaggttcaaatatgattttcatttttgaaacaCAAAGGGGATTGTTACTATTGATGACAACCAAGTTCGTCCGTTTTACAAGCACGTCTTTCCTCCACAACTTGCtccaattcttttttttattggaatatcGAACCGGGTTAGTCTTAATATTGTTCTTGtaattaagagagaaaatgaTTTTACTTAATTAATACTTTAGAGTCAATTTTGATCAgctaattttgacatttttgtttttgacaAATTGACAATAATTTTTCTCATGATGGAGCTACAAGCCAGGTGGGTAGCTGGCGTTTCATCTGGAAAAGTGAATTTGCCGTCCATAGACAAGATGCTGGCCGATGTTGAAAAGCATTACCAGTTTCTGGATGAAATCGGAATGCACAAGAGCCAAACGCATAGTCTCCTCCTGCGCCATGGAAAATAATGGGTTCAGCTCTTCCTGATTGGGTAGCGTTATTatataagaaaaatattttaaaaatagttTTGCAACAGCTAGGCTGAATTTATCTTGTAAATGCACACTCCACTTGTACTGAGATACTATACTAACATTTAAcattgcaaaatttttttttttttttaaatccctCAAAAATAGGATTCTCCAAGTAGTATTATATTCTGAATTAATTTACATGAGGACATGGTTACTCgtctattttgaattatttgcaaCACTTTTGAGGATATAATAGGATGTTATTTTCATTAACAATGAAATCATTTTTTGATATAAAAGCTTAAAGTACCTTTAGAAATTTATATATCCACGCAGATAAAACTTAgggaaaaatgcaaaaatcccaAATGAATACCTTATTGCAGTTTACCCCCAAAACTATGTTTGTAGGTACTTTGCCCCCTTTCATGATATTATTAGACAAATCTACCCCTTTTTTATCTTAAGCattgttatttttcctttttccccatcatttttttttagattcttccttttttttctttaaacattGTTTAAATCAGTGTACTAGATTAGTCAAAGcttgtttatttcttaattttataTGTCAATATTTTATAAAAGAATTCTATGGAATGCaaaaaattttttccaaatgtTGAAGTCAAtgtcatttaagaaattaaacTATTCAAATATATAATAACAAAATAGAGATATTGATTAATCCATTATTAGTAGTatcaataacaaataaaaaatgaactACTGTTGTTgtttcttcttatctttttatttcactaCAAATAACAATtgttaacttttcttttttatgtgatatataATATGTTACTTTTGTTATAAGTAGTTGAGTAACTGTGAACTCTTAATTGATTTATAGGTacttaaattgtttaattactaGATTAATACACTTTACGATATAAGTTACATAGATTTTGTAATAACAAAGAGTTTATGATAAATtattaagaatgaatttaacaaataaacaaattaaaaaagtggttttaaaatattaaaaattttgatgtaaGTCTTTTTGCACTAGAGGGAAACATTGGCTAGTTCCAtgagagaaagggaaaaagaagaaaatgaaagggaaaaaagggagaaaaggaaaaaatgaaaaagcgaatagagaaaatagaaaaaaaagtaAGATAGTAGGGGTAGTGTTGTCCAAACATATCATTCAAGGGGGCAAAATTTCTATTATTATAATTTATGGGGTAAACTGCAATTGGGTATATAGTTCGTGGGGAGTTTTTTGgcatttaaccctaaaatttaaTAATCAAATTGTACTACTAGAACTACTCGTGTCATTCTTTTGAACAATAATAGAGATAAATTGAATCTCTGTTTAACTGTGCTTTTCATTTTTGTTACATTTCACACAGTAGAGTGGTAACATAATCAGAGGTTAAGATTTTAGGAGAGAAGAGAGGAAGTGGTGAAGAGAGGACAATATTAGGAAACTTGTGCATTTAAGAAGGTACCCTCGTTAATAACTTGGactttgggggggggggggggtgttgaACTCTAATATTTACATACAATATTATCAAGTTTTTAAGGGATGTTTCACATGATGTCTTATCTTGTATCTGGCTTCCCATTACACTGTCTATAATGATCACCTTCCCCCCATTTTCTTTCTCTGGAATGGCCTTTTTGCAGTTCTTGAGAATTTTCAAACGGTCTTCATCACTCCAGTCATGAAGGATCCGCTGTTTAATTGCCGATATAATCACAAATTATTATGAGAGATTCGATATAAGTTTCAAATCGTGCAAATCATTCCAAATGAGAGCAAAAAACAGAAAACTTAATAAGAAAATCATAAATTTTTTCTGCTATTAAAAAAACAATCAGAAATTCAGTGACAAGGTGGCTTTAGTTACCTTCAGCAAGATTGCATTAGCACGGGGTACACTTTGAAACATATCTCCAGCTAAAAATTCCAAGTTCTCAGCTCCTCCTTGATTAGCAACGACGTGTGGGAGATCATACACAGTACATTTTATGTTAGGAAAGTTTTGGGCAATGGCCCTAGCAACTTTGCCTGTGCCACCCCCAACATCAGCCAAAGTTGTCAAGCCTTCAAACACAGATTTGCATTTGGTCATCAGCACTTCTACAGACAAATGATTATCACTAGCCATGGCCTCATTGAACATTTTTCCAAATCGAACTTCTTGAGCGTTGTAATGCCAGAAATTATTCCCATATGCATTATCAATTGGAGAGGGATCATCATTCTGGAACCACTCGGTCAAGAAATTCCAGGGCTTCACTAACAATCTGTTAATTGTATTCCTGATCttcttctatctttttttttttttttaattcgtGAGTCGTCTTCTATTCTGATTGCATGATACTTAGTTTAGCTGATTGGTGAGGACCGAGCAGAGATTGTGCAAATTTTGCTACTTATCAAATCTTTGGTGCATGTAACACTGTGTTTCATTATCAACAATGAACAGAGCACAAATGCGTTCTCAGTTGCTcgttgatagggtgttaattgttagttattttattattaatctccctttttatccttgccaaatattgcttaattgttaatatttactcatatttggtatctggacttaatttcaggaatgaagcagaaaaccaTAAAAAAGGAAGGACTTTATGGAAATTAgggagacttctaagggtttcaattcttgggcccttgaattggtgggggaccacaagctagtggaAAGCAtctagtcatttgggctcttaaaagaaagcTACGGGAAAGAgatttggaacaagaagtacttggagggctttgtccacatgtgtggggaccacctagatagcctTTAGTCATCTTCCTCTTGTTGCTTAAATAGGGATAACGTAGAGTAGCAGGGACATCTCAAGTTTTAgtcttttagtttagttttagtttcttttctttctttcctgagactggcctctgacacacgccaggtgttcgacaatattccccaacggggagagtttctcatgaggcgtggttaagtgtttctagtcaaggggacaactgaagatttggttcaataattactgtgagatctaatttattttaattgcctccttcatttattggtattcatatgtttcctgcttttaaccgTTATAGTGCGTGtggatgattgattagtgcgcaataattaattattcatacaggctattttgctatataggggtaattgaatccgtaattgttcgttatctctatcccagtagcaactggcataattggaattgtgtcaggggaatatttGATCTggcttaaataaaccctcgtagcgtgtttgttagtcaggattgggcctttctaattattaatgcaacctagaaattaaatcctacggtcgtacctggggttgtttttgggttagggaaatagctaacggtcgtaccttagctatcaataaattaaggaagggttggttgtttatcgcgtgcatgacaactataactaatctgttaataaatgttgggataatttttgcatcaatgatcagtgcatgaaccatttctgaagtacacccttggctagagtttccccaatcatttcttttaattaattattttctgcagttaagttatttagttagcatttaatccaaaacccccccatactttggactctagaagaaacgaattatccccagtccctgtggattcgaccctgctcaccgctatatacaaaatctgtatttttctcgagtaggtatttattattgcacatgttcggcacctgtcactcGTAATTTCTTGCTTAGAGTACTAAAAAAACATTTGAGAGCCCTTTTTTTTGGCTTATTTTGTTCGTTGTTGACTTAGTACAACATCAAGGTTATTAAGTTGAAAAGGCATCAAATCCTCAGTTACAGACATTCGGTCACAATCCAATTGCGGATGTAAAAAATCATTCCATGTTAAATTCACTAATTCCGTCACGTGACAgttcttttaattttatatgtGAGTTGAGTTACAAGAATTTACGTTGTTGCAATGCGTCTTGCAATGTGTCATTTGAGCAACGGAATTGGGATGCGCGACCAAGGATTTGAAGCCGGCTGGACCAATTAAACAGCCCACACCACCTGTTGACAAGGCCTTTGGTTTTTTAACTTTACAAGCCCAAAAGAGACGAGTCGGAACTCGTTCGAATGTTTTTAATTCACACTAATcagcaaaaaaataaataaaaaaatgaaagactTATATTAAGTGCAGGCAAATGCCGTCGGTCTCTGTGCTCACCTGCTATAAAAACTGGAAACCATTTTTGCCCAACTTGTAAAGCAATAATCAAGCAGCCTAAATCATTGATTCGAAAAGTTGCAGGAATGGAAAGAGTGGAGAATCTTACTGAGCTTCTTGCAGCTCAAAATCATGTAGGCAACCAAATACTCAACTTCAGAAAGTCTGCATCTCTAAAATGTGCAATTGAACTGGGAATCCCGGATGCCATCAATCAACATGGGAAGCCTATCACACTTTCTGAGCTGGTTTCTGCCCTTCCAATTAACCCTTCGAAGGCTAACCACATCTATCGCTTGATGCGATTCTTATCAAATGCCGGCTTCTTTGTTCTACAAGATCAAGGCTATGCCCTCACAGCTGCAGGCCGTCTTCTTTTAAAAGAGGAGCCTTTCAATTTAAGAGCATTTATCTTTTATACGGGCGATCCTGTTTTAGTGAAGCCCTGGAATTCCTTGACTGAGTGGTTCAGGAATGATGATCCCTCTCCATTTCATACGGCGCACGGGAAAAACTTCTGGGCTTATGCTGCTGAAGAGCCTAATTTTGCAAACCTCTTCAACGAAGCCATGGCCAATGATTCTACTTTAACCGTTCAGGTGATGATGACCCAATGCAAGTTTGTGTTTGACGGCTTGACATCTTTAGTGG
Above is a genomic segment from Coffea eugenioides isolate CCC68of chromosome 5, Ceug_1.0, whole genome shotgun sequence containing:
- the LOC113771816 gene encoding uncharacterized protein LOC113771816; protein product: MVSSPQFHVKLNTDASVAVGKEVGGGILLDHYGELIFAFYKEFGDVDVLAAESFSLMHGLLLSQERDCNHLLVEVDSKVLVHMVCSGALAKWPLCNVLRWIRGLSQELAASVVYVYRGANATADKLAALQLNENVFYNSPYQLPF
- the LOC113771817 gene encoding myricetin O-methyltransferase-like, producing MASDNHLSVEVLMTKCKSVFEGLTTLADVGGGTGKVARAIAQNFPNIKCTVYDLPHVVANQGGAENLEFLAGDMFQSVPRANAILLKRILHDWSDEDRLKILKNCKKAIPEKENGGKEELNPLFSMAQEETMRLALVHSDFIQKLVMLFNIGQHLVYGRQIHFSR
- the LOC113772430 gene encoding probable O-methyltransferase 3, with the protein product MERVENLTELLAAQNHVGNQILNFRKSASLKCAIELGIPDAINQHGKPITLSELVSALPINPSKANHIYRLMRFLSNAGFFVLQDQGYALTAAGRLLLKEEPFNLRAFIFYTGDPVLVKPWNSLTEWFRNDDPSPFHTAHGKNFWAYAAEEPNFANLFNEAMANDSTLTVQVMMTQCKFVFDGLTSLVDVGGGTGAVARAIVQNFPNLECVVCDLPHVIADQEGTENLDFVAGDMLEKVPAADAILLKWILHDWSDDDCVKILKNCKEAIPGRDKGGKVIIIDMILESHMKDDESVETQFVVDMQMLMCFGAKERTEKEWAKLFQDAGFSDYKVLPVLGVRCLIEVYP